In Tachypleus tridentatus isolate NWPU-2018 chromosome 7, ASM421037v1, whole genome shotgun sequence, a genomic segment contains:
- the LOC143255129 gene encoding eIF5-mimic protein 1-like isoform X1 — protein MSQKTEKPTLSGQRIKTRKRDEREKYDPSGFRDLILQGFSEAGPSLDAVYKFLDTAGSKLDYRRYGEVLFDILLAGGHLAPGGTIVNDFDTNKFLRTDVCVFSANDDLDSLKGYAQLITKLVRRYKYLEKTLEDELKKVLVFLKAFSPEERAKLAKVTCILVGSGLVPSVVLISCLQDHLIKEGIALQFLLDFFKTWLLEKDAPTLWTALRKAGLETRLMEFLPTTRQTPEIFSETFENHGLSSLLDYLKAHQDTSVKKDLQQQVVPLLKNDAPIKEMLSLLKDFQNKHNLLEHDLAVLVWKTLMAAVEWNKKEELVAEQALKHLKKYSVLLAAFTQNGKSELSLLIKIQEFCYDNMNFMKVFRKIVFLLYKTDVLSEDVIMKWYKEAHSSKGKTVFLEQMRKIVEWFQDAEEESGEED, from the exons ATGAGTCAGAAAACAGAAAAACCGACACTATCAGGTCAACGCATCAAGACCAGAAAAAGAG ATGAAAGAGAGAAATACGACCCTTCAGGGTTTCGGGACTTGATTCTGCAAGGTTTTAGTGAGGCTGGACCCAGCTTAGATGCTGTGTACAAATTTCTGGACACTGCTGGATCCAAGCTTGATTACAGACGCTACGGAGAAGTTCTCTTTGATATACTTCTAGCTGGTGGCCATCTAG CCCCAGGTGGCACCATTGTTAATGATTTTGATACAAACAAGTTTTTGCGTACtgatgtatgtgtattttctgcCAATGATGACTTGGACTCTCTTAAAGGCTATGCTCAG CTGATTACAAAACTGGTTCGAAGATACAAGTATCTGGAAAAAACATTAGAAGATGAATTAAAAAAG GTTCTTGTCTTCCTGAAGGCCTTTTCCCCTGAGGAGAGAGCTAAACTTGCCAAGGTTACGTGTATCTTGGTTGGGAGTGGCCTTGTTCCCAGCGTGGTGTTAATTAGCTGTCTACAAGATCATCTGATTAAAGAAG GTATTGCTCTCCAGTTTTTACTGGATTTTTTTAAGACTTGGCTGTTGGAGAAAGATGCTCCTACCTTGTGGACAGCCCTTCGAAAAGCTGGATTAGAAACAAGATTGATG GAATTTCTTCCAACTACTCGACAAACCCCGGAAATTTTCTCTGAAACTTTTGAAAATCATGGTTTGAGCTCTCTGTTGGATTATTTG AAAGCTCATCAAGACACTTCTGTAAAGAAAGATCTACAACAGCAAGTTGTCCCTCTTCTGAAAAATGATGCTCCAATAAAAGAG atgttatCTCTATTGAAAGACTTTCAGAATAAGCACAATCTACTTGAACACGATCTAGCTGTTTTg GTGTGGAAGACCTTAATGGCTGCAGTTGAATGGAACAAGAAGGAAGAGCTGGTAGCAGAACAAGCTTTGAAGCACTTGAAGAAGTACAGTGTCCTACTGGCAGCTTTTACCCAAAATGGCAAGTCAGAGTTATCCCTGCTTATCAAGATTCAGGAATTCTGCTACGACAACATGAACTTCATGAAAGTTTTCCGAAAAATCGTGTTTCTCCTCTACAAAA CTGATGTTCTAAGTGAAGATGTCATTATGAAGTGGTACAAAGAAGCTCATTCTTCAAAAGGGAAAACTGTCTTTTTAGAACAAATGAGGAAAATTGTAGAGTGGTTCCAAGATGCTGAAGAGG
- the LOC143255129 gene encoding eIF5-mimic protein 2-like isoform X2: MSQKTEKPTLSGQRIKTRKRDEREKYDPSGFRDLILQGFSEAGPSLDAVYKFLDTAGSKLDYRRYGEVLFDILLAGGHLAPGGTIVNDFDTNKFLRTDVCVFSANDDLDSLKGYAQLITKLVRRYKYLEKTLEDELKKVLVFLKAFSPEERAKLAKVTCILVGSGLVPSVVLISCLQDHLIKEGIALQFLLDFFKTWLLEKDAPTLWTALRKAGLETRLMEFLPTTRQTPEIFSETFENHGLSSLLDYLKAHQDTSVKKDLQQQVVPLLKNDAPIKEMLSLLKDFQNKHNLLEHDLAVLVWKTLMAAVEWNKKEELVAEQALKHLKKYSVLLAAFTQNGKSELSLLIKIQEFCYDNMNFMKVFRKIVFLLYKSKFF, from the exons ATGAGTCAGAAAACAGAAAAACCGACACTATCAGGTCAACGCATCAAGACCAGAAAAAGAG ATGAAAGAGAGAAATACGACCCTTCAGGGTTTCGGGACTTGATTCTGCAAGGTTTTAGTGAGGCTGGACCCAGCTTAGATGCTGTGTACAAATTTCTGGACACTGCTGGATCCAAGCTTGATTACAGACGCTACGGAGAAGTTCTCTTTGATATACTTCTAGCTGGTGGCCATCTAG CCCCAGGTGGCACCATTGTTAATGATTTTGATACAAACAAGTTTTTGCGTACtgatgtatgtgtattttctgcCAATGATGACTTGGACTCTCTTAAAGGCTATGCTCAG CTGATTACAAAACTGGTTCGAAGATACAAGTATCTGGAAAAAACATTAGAAGATGAATTAAAAAAG GTTCTTGTCTTCCTGAAGGCCTTTTCCCCTGAGGAGAGAGCTAAACTTGCCAAGGTTACGTGTATCTTGGTTGGGAGTGGCCTTGTTCCCAGCGTGGTGTTAATTAGCTGTCTACAAGATCATCTGATTAAAGAAG GTATTGCTCTCCAGTTTTTACTGGATTTTTTTAAGACTTGGCTGTTGGAGAAAGATGCTCCTACCTTGTGGACAGCCCTTCGAAAAGCTGGATTAGAAACAAGATTGATG GAATTTCTTCCAACTACTCGACAAACCCCGGAAATTTTCTCTGAAACTTTTGAAAATCATGGTTTGAGCTCTCTGTTGGATTATTTG AAAGCTCATCAAGACACTTCTGTAAAGAAAGATCTACAACAGCAAGTTGTCCCTCTTCTGAAAAATGATGCTCCAATAAAAGAG atgttatCTCTATTGAAAGACTTTCAGAATAAGCACAATCTACTTGAACACGATCTAGCTGTTTTg GTGTGGAAGACCTTAATGGCTGCAGTTGAATGGAACAAGAAGGAAGAGCTGGTAGCAGAACAAGCTTTGAAGCACTTGAAGAAGTACAGTGTCCTACTGGCAGCTTTTACCCAAAATGGCAAGTCAGAGTTATCCCTGCTTATCAAGATTCAGGAATTCTGCTACGACAACATGAACTTCATGAAAGTTTTCCGAAAAATCGTGTTTCTCCTCTACAAAAGTAAGTTCTT CTGA